The following nucleotide sequence is from Anaerococcus sp. Marseille-Q7828.
AAAATCACTTCTAACTGACCTTAAATCTAAAGGTGGTAGAAACAATACAGGTAGAACCACAGTAAGATTTAGAGGTGGTGGAGTAAAAAGAAAATATAGAATTATTGACTTTAAGAGAAATAAAGATGGCATTCCAGCAAGAGTAAAGACAATTGAATACGATCCAAACAGATCTGCAAATATTGCACTCCTTGCTTATGCTGATGGTGAAAAAAGATATATCCTAGCTCCAAGAGGACTTAAAGTTGGAGATGAAGTACTTTCAGGAGCTGAAGCTGATATCAAACCAGGTAATGCACTTGAACTTAAAGATATCCCAGTTGGTACAACAGTACACAACATCGAATTACGCCAAGGTCAAGGCGGAATCCTTGTAAGGTCTGCCGGAGTTGGAGCACAACTTATGGCTAAAGAAGGTAAATTTGCAACACTAAGATTACCTTCAGGTGAAACAAGACTTATTCACTTAAACTGCAAGGCAACAATTGGTACAGTAGGTAACCAAGAACACGAATTAGTAAGACTTGGTAAAGCTGGTAAATCTAGATACCTAGGAAGAAGACCTCACGTTCGTGGTTCTGCAATGAACCCAGTAGATCACCCACACGGTGGTGGTGAAGGTAGAACACCAGTTGGTCGTCCAGCACCAATGACACCATGGGGCCAAAAAGCTATCGGTGTTAAAACACGTAATAAGAAAAAAGCTTCTAATCAATATATCGTAAGAAGAAGAGACGAAAAATAGGGGGATATAATGGCTAGATCACTAAAAAAAGGACCATTTGTCGATGATCATTTAATGAAGAAAATTGACGAATTAAATGAAAAAAATGAGAAAAAAGTTATTAGAACATGGTCAAGACGTTCTACAATATTCCCTGAATTTGTAGAACACACAATAGCAGTTCACGATGGTAGAAAACACGTGCCAATCTATATCACAGAAGATATGGTAGGACACAAATTAGGTGAATTCGTACCAACAAGAACATTTAGAGGCCATGCTAAAAAAGCTACTGAAGCAAAAGCGAAAATGCGTTAGGAGATAGAAATGGAAGTTAAAGCAACAGCTAAATATCAAAGAATATCTCCTCTAAAAGTTAACTATATTTGTAAAGAAATCAGAGGTAAGCAAGTAGACGAAGCACTAAACATTCTAAGATTTACAAACAAAAAAGGCGCTAGACTACTTGAAGATGTACTAAAAAGTGCTATTGCAAATGCTGAAAACAACAATGGTTTAGATAGAGAAAACCTAATAGTATCAAAAGCATTTGCTAACGATGCTCCAACATTTAGAAGATGGCATCCAAAAGCTAAAGGTGCAGCTTATCCAATACTTAAGAGAAACAGCCACATTGGTGTGGTTCTTACTAATATAGAAGACTAGGAGGAAAAAATGGGCCAAAAAGTAAACCCTAAGGGATTTAGAGTTGGTGTTATTAAAGACTGGGATTCAAAATGGTTTGCGGACAAAGAAGACTTCTCAGACCTACTAGTGGAAGACTATAACATCAGAAAATTAATCAAAAAAGAAATGTATGATGCAGGTATTGCAGATATCGAAATCGAAAGAGCTGTAAATAACCTTAAAATCACAATCTTTGCTGGAAAACCAGGAATGGTTATAGGTAAAGGTGGAGCAGGAATCGAAGAACTAAAGAAAAAAATCGAAAAAGTTGCTCCAGGTAAAAGAACAATCATCAACGTAGAAGAAATCAGATATCAAGACCTAAATGCTCAATTAGTTGCAGAAAATATAGCATCTGCTCTTGAAAACAGGGTTGCATTTAGACGTGCTATGAAACAACCAATCCAAAGAACAATGAGAGCGGGAGCTAAGGGTATCAAAACTATGGTATCAGGACGTCTTGGTGGAGCTGATATGGCTAGAAGTGAAGGATATTCAGAAGGAACAATTCCACTTCAAACACTAAGAGCTGACATTGATTATGGATTTGCAGAAGCAGATACAGAATATGGTAAAATTGGTTGTAAAGTTTGGATTTACAAAGGCGAAATCCTACCAGGAGAAAAAGCTGTTCGTGAACCAAAGATGAAAAATCAACCAAACAACAGAAACAAAAAAAGAAGAAATAATAACAGACGTCCTAATAGAAACAACAAGGAAAATACTAACAGATAGTATTTATATAAGGAGAGATAACTTATGTTAATGCCTAAAAGAGTTAAATATCGTAGACAACATAGAGGCAGAATGAAAGGTAAAGCTCAAAAAGGAAACCAACTAGCTTACGGTGAATACGGCTTACAATCACTAGAAGCTACTTGGATGACAGCTAACCAAATCGAGGCTGCTCGTCGTGCGATGACAAGATATATAAAAAGAGGCGGTCAAATCTGGATCAATGTATTCCCAGATAAACCAGTTTCTAAGAAACCTGCAGAAGTAAGAATGGGTTCTGGTAAAGGTGCTCCAGAATATTGGGTAGCAGTTATAAAACCAGGCCGTGTACTATTTGAGATGAGTGGTGTAAGCGAAGAGGTTGCTAGAGAAGCTATGAGGCTTGCTGCACAAAAACTTCCTGTTAAGACAAAATTCATCAAGAGACTTGAAGTGACAGGTACGGAGGAATAATAATGAAAGCAAAAGAAATCAGAAGTTTATCAGACCAAGATTTAGATAAAAAATTATATGATTTACAAGGTGAGCTTTTTAATCTTCGTTTCAGACTTGCAACTGGCCAATTAGAAAATCCATCAGAAATTGGAAATGTCAAAAAAGACATCGCAAGAGTTAAAACAATTCAAACTGAAAGAAAGCTTAATATAAATAGGGAGGCTTAAATTTCATGGAAAGAAATAGTAGAAGAGTAGAGCGTGGTGTTGTAGTTTCCGATGCGATGGATAAAACAATTACAGTTTTAGTAGAGGACAAAATCTCACACCCAGTTTACAAAAAAAGAATCAATAGAAGTAAAAAATACAAAGCTCATGATGAAAATAATGAAGCTAAAGTAGGCGATACAGTCGTAATTATGGAGACTCGTCCTCTATCAAAGACAAAAAGATGGAGACTTGTTAGAATTGCACAAGCTGCTGAAATTATTTAATTAATTAAGGAGATTATAATGATACAACAAGAAACTCGTATGAGAGTTGCAGATAACTCCGGAGCTCGTGAATTATCAGTAATTAAAGTTCTAGGTGGAACAGGTATAAGATACGCTAACATTGGAGATGTTGTAGTTTGTTCAGTTAAAAGTGCAACACCCGGCGGAGCGGTAAAAAAAGGTGACATTGTTAAAGCTGTAATAGTTAGAAGCAAAAGAGGTCTAAAAAGAATTGACGGATCAAAAATTAACTTTGACGAAAATGCAGCAGTAATCATCAAAGATGACAAATCACCAGTAGGAACACGTATATTTGGACCAGTTACCAGAGAACTAAGAAGAGAGGGATTTATGAGAATCATCTCCCTTGCTCCAGAAGTTTTATAGGAGGCACAAATGCACGTTAAAAAAGGCGATAAAGTTCAAATAATATCAGGCCAAGATAAGGGTCATGTTGGAGAAATACTTAAAGCTTTCCCAAAAGAAAATAAAGTAATAGTCGAAGGTGCTAACATTAGAATCAAACACCAAAGAGCAACTCAACTTGGTGGCGAAAGTGGAAGAATCGAAAAAGAATGCCCAATTGATGCTTCAAAAGTTCTACTTTATTCAGAAGAACTTAAAAAAGGTGTTAGAACTAGCAAAGTGTTTGAAGATGGTAAAAAAATCAGAGTAAACCATAAAACAAACGAGAAATTTGACTAGTTAGGAGATATTATGGCAAACAGATTAAAAGAAAAATACGAAAATGAAGTAGTAAAAGCATTAATTGAAAAATTTGACTACAAAAATGTAATGGAAGTTCCAAAAATAGAAAAAATAGTAGTAAACGTTGGTGTTGGTGAAGCAAAAGACAACCAAAACCTACTAAATTCTGTTAAAAACGAACTTGCTTTAATTACTGGTCAACAACCAATTGAAGCTCATGCTAAAAAATCAGTAGCTAACTTCAAACTTAGAGAAGGTCAAGCTATAGGAGCAAAAGTAACACTAAGACGTGAAAAAATGTATGATTTCCTAGACAAGCTAATCTCAATCTCACTACCACGTGTACGTGACTTTAGAGGTATCAATCCAAACTCATTTGATGGTCGTGGAAACTATTCACTAGGAATCAAAGAACAATTAATATTCCCAGAAATCAAATACGATGATGTTGATTTCATCCACGGTATGGATATTACAATTGTTACTACAGCTAAAACAGATGAAGAAGCTAAAGCATTCTTAGAACTAATGGGAATGCCATTTACAAAATAAAGGAGCGCTAAATGGCTAAAAAGTCAATGATAGCTAAACAAAAAAGACCACATAAATTTTCAACTCAAGAATATAACAGATGTAAAATTTGTGGTAGACCACATGGTTATTTAAGAAAATATGGAATTTGCCGTATTTGCTTTAGAGAACTAGCAAACGAAGGCAAGATTCCTGGAGTAAGAAAATCAAGCTGGTAATTAGGGAGGATAAATATTATGATGACAGATCCAATTGCGGATATGCTAACAAGAATTAGAAATGCAGTCAAAGCTAATCATAAACAAGTTAGCTTACCATCTTCTAATGAAAAGAAAGCTATTGCACAAATTCTTCTTGATGAAGGCTTCATAAACGGATTTAACGTAGAAGAAGACAATAAACAAGGAATTCTTACAATAGATTTAAAATATACAGAAAACGGTGAAAAAGTAATCTCAGGACTTAGAAGAATCAGTAAACCAGGTCTTCGTGTTTATGTAAAAGCAAACGAAGTACCAAAGGTATTAAACGGTCTTGGAACAGCAATTATTTCAACATCAAAAGGACTTTTAACTGACAAAGCAGCTAGATACGAAAATGTAGGCGGCGAAGTTATTTGTTACGTATGGTAAGGAGAAATATATGTCAAGAATAGGTAAACAACCAATCGATATACCATCTGGAGTAACAGTTGATATTGATGGTCAAGAAATTAGAGTTGAAGGACCAAAAGGAAAACTAGCTCAAAAATTCCCAACAACAATCGAAGTTGTTGAAAGTGACAATCAAATACTTGTAAATATTCCAGAAGAATATACAAAACAACAAAACATAGACCACGGTTTATTTAGATCACTAATTGCTAACATGGTAACAGGTGTTACTGAAGGTTATAGCAAGACTTTACAAATCGAAGGTACAGGATACAGGGCAGCAAAACAAGGCAACAACCTTGTAATGAACCTAGGTTTCTCTCACCAAGTAACAATGGCTGATCCAGAAGGAATCGAAGTAGAAGTACCAAACGATAGAACAATTGTTGTAAAAGGTGTAGATAAACAATTAGTAGGCTCACATGCTGCAAACATCAGAAAATGGAGAAAACCTGAACCATACAAGGGTAAGGGTATCAGATATGAAAACGAGCATGTAAGACGTAAAGTTGGTAAGACAGGTAAGTAGGAGATAATAAATGGCTAAAGATAATAAAAGACAAAGACTTTTAACTCGTAAAAAAAGAGTTAGAGCAAAAATCAGCGGAACTCCTGAAAGACCAAGACTATCAGTATATAAATCAAATGCCAACATCTATGCACAAATAATTGACGATGTAAACGGCGTTACACTAGTAAGTGCTAATACTTTACAAGAAGATGTAGCAGACGGATTAGAAAGCAAATCTAACATCGAAGCTGCAACAAAAGTAGGCGAAGCTATTGGTAAAAAAGCTATTGAAGCAGGAATTAGCGAAGTAGCCTTTGACAGAAATGGTAACCTATACCACGGTAAAGTTAAAGCTTTAGCTGAAGGCGCTCGTAGTGCTGGTCTTAAGTTTTAAGGAGCTATTAGATGAATTATTTATTAAGAAGTGAAGTAGAAAAACTAAACCTCGAAGATAGAGTAGTATCAATCAACAGAGTTGCTAAAACTGTAAAAGGTGGACGTAACATGAGATTTGCTGCATTAGTAGTTGTTGGAGACTCTAACGGTGTAGTTGGAGTAGGAACAGGTAAGGCTACTGAAGTACCAGAAGCAATCAGAAAAGCAAGCGAAGATGCTAAAAAACACATGATAAGAGTTCCACTAGTAGGAACAACAACTCCTCACAGAATCGAAGGAGTAAAAGGCGCAGGACATGTATTACTAATGCCAGCTAAAGAAGGTACTGGAGTTATCGCAGGTGGTCCAGTACGTGCTATATGCGAACTTGCTGGTTACAAAGATATCCGTGCTAAAAACTTAGGATCAAACAACCCAAGAAACATCATCAATGCTTGTCTAGACGCATTTGCTAAGATGAAGACTGTTGAAGATGTAGCTAAACTTCGTGGTATTCCGGTAGAAGAATTCGATTATTAAGGAGAAGACTATGGCACAATTAGAAATCAAACTTAAAAAATCTTTTATCGGCAGAAAAGATGATCAAATTGCAACAGCTAAAGCCTTAGGTCTTAGAAAGATCGGCCAAAGCGTTGTAAGAGAAGATAATCCAGCAGTAAGAGGAATGATTAACAAAATTCCATTTATGCTTGAAGTAAAAGAATTAAACTAGGAGTGTAAGATGAAATTACATGAATTACAACCTAACCAACCACTAAAAAAGAAAAAGAGAAAAGGTAGAGGTCCAGGTTCAGGTAATGGTACACGCGCAGGACGTGGACAAGATGGACAAAACTCAAGATCTGGTGGAGGAACAAGACCAGGTTTTGAAGGTGGACAAATGCCACTATACAGACGTCTTCCAAAAAGAGGATTTAGGAACATCAACAAAAAACAATATGAAGTCATCAATGTTGAAAGCCTAAACATCTTTGAAGATGGTACTGACGTAACACCAGAATTATTATTCGAAAACAAAATATTAAACAAAAACAAAGCTAAAGACGGAGTTAAAATCCTTGGCGATGGTGAGCTAAATGTTAGACTAAACGTTAAGGCTCACAAGTTTACAGCAAGTGCAAAAGAAAAAATTGAGCAAGCAGGCGGATCATTCGAAGAAATAGAAGTTAAAAAATGGGTAAAACCATCTAAGAACGATAAAGTTAGTGAATAATCTGCGAGGTGAGCAATGCTAGAAACAATAAAAAAAGCATCTAAAGAGCCAGAAATTAAGAAAAAG
It contains:
- the rplB gene encoding 50S ribosomal protein L2, with the protein product MPIRKLKPTSNGHRNMSVSTFEEITTNKPEKSLLTDLKSKGGRNNTGRTTVRFRGGGVKRKYRIIDFKRNKDGIPARVKTIEYDPNRSANIALLAYADGEKRYILAPRGLKVGDEVLSGAEADIKPGNALELKDIPVGTTVHNIELRQGQGGILVRSAGVGAQLMAKEGKFATLRLPSGETRLIHLNCKATIGTVGNQEHELVRLGKAGKSRYLGRRPHVRGSAMNPVDHPHGGGEGRTPVGRPAPMTPWGQKAIGVKTRNKKKASNQYIVRRRDEK
- the rpsS gene encoding 30S ribosomal protein S19; the encoded protein is MARSLKKGPFVDDHLMKKIDELNEKNEKKVIRTWSRRSTIFPEFVEHTIAVHDGRKHVPIYITEDMVGHKLGEFVPTRTFRGHAKKATEAKAKMR
- the rplV gene encoding 50S ribosomal protein L22, which produces MEVKATAKYQRISPLKVNYICKEIRGKQVDEALNILRFTNKKGARLLEDVLKSAIANAENNNGLDRENLIVSKAFANDAPTFRRWHPKAKGAAYPILKRNSHIGVVLTNIED
- the rpsC gene encoding 30S ribosomal protein S3, which encodes MGQKVNPKGFRVGVIKDWDSKWFADKEDFSDLLVEDYNIRKLIKKEMYDAGIADIEIERAVNNLKITIFAGKPGMVIGKGGAGIEELKKKIEKVAPGKRTIINVEEIRYQDLNAQLVAENIASALENRVAFRRAMKQPIQRTMRAGAKGIKTMVSGRLGGADMARSEGYSEGTIPLQTLRADIDYGFAEADTEYGKIGCKVWIYKGEILPGEKAVREPKMKNQPNNRNKKRRNNNRRPNRNNKENTNR
- the rplP gene encoding 50S ribosomal protein L16; this translates as MLMPKRVKYRRQHRGRMKGKAQKGNQLAYGEYGLQSLEATWMTANQIEAARRAMTRYIKRGGQIWINVFPDKPVSKKPAEVRMGSGKGAPEYWVAVIKPGRVLFEMSGVSEEVAREAMRLAAQKLPVKTKFIKRLEVTGTEE
- the rpmC gene encoding 50S ribosomal protein L29, with translation MKAKEIRSLSDQDLDKKLYDLQGELFNLRFRLATGQLENPSEIGNVKKDIARVKTIQTERKLNINREA
- the rpsQ gene encoding 30S ribosomal protein S17, with protein sequence MERNSRRVERGVVVSDAMDKTITVLVEDKISHPVYKKRINRSKKYKAHDENNEAKVGDTVVIMETRPLSKTKRWRLVRIAQAAEII
- the rplN gene encoding 50S ribosomal protein L14 produces the protein MIQQETRMRVADNSGARELSVIKVLGGTGIRYANIGDVVVCSVKSATPGGAVKKGDIVKAVIVRSKRGLKRIDGSKINFDENAAVIIKDDKSPVGTRIFGPVTRELRREGFMRIISLAPEVL
- the rplX gene encoding 50S ribosomal protein L24, with amino-acid sequence MHVKKGDKVQIISGQDKGHVGEILKAFPKENKVIVEGANIRIKHQRATQLGGESGRIEKECPIDASKVLLYSEELKKGVRTSKVFEDGKKIRVNHKTNEKFD
- the rplE gene encoding 50S ribosomal protein L5, with the translated sequence MANRLKEKYENEVVKALIEKFDYKNVMEVPKIEKIVVNVGVGEAKDNQNLLNSVKNELALITGQQPIEAHAKKSVANFKLREGQAIGAKVTLRREKMYDFLDKLISISLPRVRDFRGINPNSFDGRGNYSLGIKEQLIFPEIKYDDVDFIHGMDITIVTTAKTDEEAKAFLELMGMPFTK
- a CDS encoding type Z 30S ribosomal protein S14, which gives rise to MAKKSMIAKQKRPHKFSTQEYNRCKICGRPHGYLRKYGICRICFRELANEGKIPGVRKSSW
- the rpsH gene encoding 30S ribosomal protein S8, coding for MMTDPIADMLTRIRNAVKANHKQVSLPSSNEKKAIAQILLDEGFINGFNVEEDNKQGILTIDLKYTENGEKVISGLRRISKPGLRVYVKANEVPKVLNGLGTAIISTSKGLLTDKAARYENVGGEVICYVW
- the rplF gene encoding 50S ribosomal protein L6, translating into MSRIGKQPIDIPSGVTVDIDGQEIRVEGPKGKLAQKFPTTIEVVESDNQILVNIPEEYTKQQNIDHGLFRSLIANMVTGVTEGYSKTLQIEGTGYRAAKQGNNLVMNLGFSHQVTMADPEGIEVEVPNDRTIVVKGVDKQLVGSHAANIRKWRKPEPYKGKGIRYENEHVRRKVGKTGK
- the rplR gene encoding 50S ribosomal protein L18, yielding MAKDNKRQRLLTRKKRVRAKISGTPERPRLSVYKSNANIYAQIIDDVNGVTLVSANTLQEDVADGLESKSNIEAATKVGEAIGKKAIEAGISEVAFDRNGNLYHGKVKALAEGARSAGLKF
- the rpsE gene encoding 30S ribosomal protein S5, with the protein product MNYLLRSEVEKLNLEDRVVSINRVAKTVKGGRNMRFAALVVVGDSNGVVGVGTGKATEVPEAIRKASEDAKKHMIRVPLVGTTTPHRIEGVKGAGHVLLMPAKEGTGVIAGGPVRAICELAGYKDIRAKNLGSNNPRNIINACLDAFAKMKTVEDVAKLRGIPVEEFDY
- the rpmD gene encoding 50S ribosomal protein L30 — protein: MAQLEIKLKKSFIGRKDDQIATAKALGLRKIGQSVVREDNPAVRGMINKIPFMLEVKELN
- the rplO gene encoding 50S ribosomal protein L15 gives rise to the protein MKLHELQPNQPLKKKKRKGRGPGSGNGTRAGRGQDGQNSRSGGGTRPGFEGGQMPLYRRLPKRGFRNINKKQYEVINVESLNIFEDGTDVTPELLFENKILNKNKAKDGVKILGDGELNVRLNVKAHKFTASAKEKIEQAGGSFEEIEVKKWVKPSKNDKVSE